CTCATCACCCTTGAGCGAAACACTTCCGACTCTCCCCCTTTGTTTTATTTTACTGATTTCCTCTGGGAAGGATTCGATTGAAACCTCCGTTTTGCCTATGAATATCTTTGAGTCTTTTGTTACAGTGATCGTAATTGTCGATTCGTCCTTCACTACTGCAGCTGTGGATTTTGGAAGCTTCACATCCACTTCGGCGCGCATCAGTGGCGCGGTAATCATGAAAATAATAAGCAACATAAACACAACATCCATCATAGATGTAATATTCATCTGTATCTGTGTCTTATATCTTTCCTTGAAATTGGGCATTTATAATTCGCGTTTTAGTTGGTTAACAAAGCGTTTACTGAAACTTGAGACATCACCGGCAATAGCTCTCATTTGTG
The nucleotide sequence above comes from bacterium. Encoded proteins:
- a CDS encoding biopolymer transporter ExbD, encoding MPNFKERYKTQIQMNITSMMDVVFMLLIIFMITAPLMRAEVDVKLPKSTAAVVKDESTITITVTKDSKIFIGKTEVSIESFPEEISKIKQRGRVGSVSLKGDEGVNYGIIMRVISYIKDADIENLGLVAAPEKKGR